The Ignavibacteria bacterium genome contains the following window.
ACACCAAAGTCGGTGATTGCCTTAACTGTTCCCTGTAAGATTTGACCTTTCTCGAGACTGTCAAGGATTGCTTTTCGTTGGTCTTTGATTTCTTCTTCAATAAGAACTTTATGACTTACCACAACATTCTTTTGAGTATGATTAACTTTTACAATTTTCAGATCTAAAGTTTTGCCAATAAAAGCATCGAAGTCTCTTATAGGTTTAATATCAATTTGTGAACCCGGTAAAAATGATTCAAGACCAAAAACTTCAGCAACCAATCCGCCTTTAATTCGTTTCAGAATTTTCCCTTGAATAACGGTTTGCTGTTCATGTGCATTCATAATTTTTTCCCAAAGCTTAGCAAAGTCTGCTAATTTCTTTGAAAGAACCAATTCGCCTTCTGTACCTTCAACTTTTTCCAATAAAATATCTATTTCGGTTCCGGGTATTAACTGGTCTAAATCGGGAAATTCTTCTTTATGAATCGAGCCCTCTGATTTAAATCCAATATCAACAATAACATTATCACCTTGGACTCTAATTACTTTTCCTTTTATAATTTCCCCCTCTTTGAATTCGGTTAAAGTTTTTGAGTACAAATTTGCAAGAGTTTGAAATTCTTCGATCGAATATTTGTTCTCAAGATCGAAATTGTTTTTTTGTGCAAGAAGCGACTTATCAATTTCAACTTGGGTTGTCGGTTCTGCAATGTTTGTATTTTTTGTTTCTTCGGACATTAATCCTCCGTCGTGTTGGATAGAAAAAATGCTGCCATCAAACATTCACCTACCCTTTATTTAACTTTAGTTGATTAGGATGGCGCTAATATTATTTTTTTAATTTCTTAATGATAGCTGTAGCTTTCTCATAAATAGCGTTAACTTGTTCACTAATGCTCATTCTTGTTGTATCAATAATAATTGAATCCTCTGTAATCATTAATGGGCTCGTGTCGCGGCTCGAATCGATCTTGTCACGGCTTTCAATATTAAGTTTTACATCATCTAGTTCGAGTTCGACACCTTTTGCTTTTAATTCAAGCATTCGCCTGTAAGCACGTATATCGATCTCGGCAGTTAGAAATATTTTAAGGTCAGCATTTGGGAATACGGTAGTAGTAATATCTCTTCCTTCCATTACAATTCTTCCACGCTTACCAAATTCCCTTTGTTTTTTAACTAATAACTTTCGGACTTCGCTAATTTTACTGTAAACACTTACATTCTTTGAGACTTCTGGCGAACGAATTGCTTCGCTGACATTTTCTCCATTCACCAAAAGCTCTTCCCCATTTTGGACGAATTGAAAATCCATTCTATCCACCAAATTGATAAGTTTCTCTGAAAATTCAGGATTAATTTTCCGTTGGAGTGCAAAATGCGTAACAGCTCTGTACATTGCTCCTGTATCAACATAAATGTAGTCAAGTTTTTCGGCAAGATGCTTAGCAGTTGTACTCTTTCCAGAACCAGCTGGTCCGTCAATGGCTATTATTATACCTTTTTTATCGTCCATTAAACAATAAATATATGGAGAAAGGTATGCTTTTCCTAATTTGGATATTTACACTGTACTATCAGAACATGTTAAAAAATAGCCTATTTCAGGTCGATAATCATATAAAGGAAAATATTTTCATGATAATCTATATGATTTTCATTTAATCTTGATTTCCTAGTTCGTAAATTGGTGTCCTAAAATGAATTTAAAAGATTCAAAATATTATTTCAATCGTGATCTTAGCTGGATTGAGTTCAACCGGAAGGTGCTTGATGAGGCATTAGATCGTACTCTCCCACTGCTCGAAAGGGTAAAATTCTTATCGATTTTCTGTACAAATCTTGATGAATTTTTTATGATTCGAGTATCGGGATTAAAAGAACAAGTCTCCCTAAATTTGTTGAATGTTGGGATTGATGGTCTTTCTC
Protein-coding sequences here:
- a CDS encoding (d)CMP kinase, giving the protein MDDKKGIIIAIDGPAGSGKSTTAKHLAEKLDYIYVDTGAMYRAVTHFALQRKINPEFSEKLINLVDRMDFQFVQNGEELLVNGENVSEAIRSPEVSKNVSVYSKISEVRKLLVKKQREFGKRGRIVMEGRDITTTVFPNADLKIFLTAEIDIRAYRRMLELKAKGVELELDDVKLNIESRDKIDSSRDTSPLMITEDSIIIDTTRMSISEQVNAIYEKATAIIKKLKK